In a genomic window of Streptomyces sp. SJL17-4:
- a CDS encoding arginase family protein: MTLPGERGLAVVEAPSVLGLRPSGVQELPEAVLGGVARVARVEPPAYDPLRDAVTGVLNPGGIARYSVQLADAVGEVLDSGRFPVVLGGDCSILLGNLLALRRRGRYGLLFLDGHTDFYQPSAEPTGEVASMELALATGRGPRTLADLEGRRPLVRDEDVVALGFRDAEESAEAGSRPLPPRLFALALDDVRAAGAGAAARGAVARLAERDGYWVHLDVDVLDDVIMPAVDYRQPGGLSWAELEDVLRTALGHERAVGFDVTIFNPRLDPDGTIADRLTACLRRALAVQGPPV; encoded by the coding sequence ATGACGCTGCCCGGCGAGCGTGGCCTCGCCGTCGTCGAGGCGCCGTCCGTGCTCGGGCTGCGGCCGTCCGGGGTCCAGGAGCTGCCGGAGGCCGTGCTCGGCGGAGTGGCGCGGGTCGCGCGGGTCGAACCGCCCGCGTACGACCCGCTGCGGGACGCCGTGACCGGGGTGCTCAACCCGGGTGGGATCGCGCGGTACTCCGTACAACTGGCGGACGCCGTCGGCGAGGTGCTCGACTCCGGGCGCTTTCCCGTCGTCCTGGGCGGCGACTGCAGCATCCTGCTGGGGAACCTGCTCGCCCTGCGGCGCAGAGGGCGGTACGGGCTGCTGTTCCTCGACGGACACACGGACTTCTACCAGCCGTCCGCCGAACCCACCGGCGAGGTCGCGTCCATGGAACTCGCCCTGGCCACCGGGCGCGGCCCCCGGACGCTCGCCGACCTGGAGGGTCGGCGGCCGCTGGTGCGCGACGAGGACGTCGTCGCGCTCGGGTTCCGGGACGCCGAGGAGTCCGCCGAGGCGGGGAGCCGGCCGCTCCCGCCGCGGCTGTTCGCCCTCGCTCTCGACGACGTGCGCGCGGCCGGCGCGGGCGCGGCCGCGCGTGGCGCCGTCGCCCGGCTCGCCGAGCGGGACGGGTACTGGGTCCACCTCGACGTCGACGTCCTGGACGACGTGATCATGCCCGCCGTCGACTACCGGCAGCCCGGCGGGCTGAGCTGGGCCGAACTGGAGGACGTACTGAGGACAGCCCTGGGCCACGAACGTGCCGTCGGGTTCGACGTCACGATCTTCAACCCGCGGCTCGACCCCGACGGGACGATCGCCGACCGCCTGACCGCCTGCCTGCGGCGGGCCCTGGCGGTCCAGGGCCCGCCGGTCTAG
- a CDS encoding excalibur calcium-binding domain-containing protein — MGKNGGESCADGCVGVILLLVIGAVAFVACDDDSGALNADSPATAATQLAEPRKWQLRDIGLDDETTLWWDTEKSETLRLLTYAQAEDANSAALDDLDDDEGLTAKDVELKLLSMPKHGTAKLNKADGTVVYTPRAGFEGQDEFRFSVQLRGRPRVVEGTQTIAVEESPGGRYGREHSAVVPSEPFANCAAARAGGATPVHEGDPGYGPHLDGDSDGIGCEWG, encoded by the coding sequence ATGGGCAAGAACGGCGGAGAGAGCTGCGCCGATGGGTGCGTCGGCGTCATACTGCTCCTCGTCATCGGCGCAGTGGCCTTCGTTGCCTGCGATGACGACTCGGGCGCCTTGAACGCGGACAGCCCGGCGACAGCGGCGACGCAGCTGGCCGAGCCGCGGAAGTGGCAGCTCAGGGATATCGGACTCGACGACGAGACCACCCTGTGGTGGGACACGGAGAAGTCGGAGACGCTCAGGCTCCTGACCTACGCCCAGGCCGAGGACGCGAACAGCGCAGCGCTGGACGACCTCGACGACGACGAAGGTCTCACGGCGAAGGACGTGGAGCTGAAGCTCCTGTCGATGCCGAAGCACGGGACAGCCAAGCTGAACAAAGCTGACGGCACGGTCGTGTACACACCCCGGGCCGGATTCGAGGGGCAGGACGAGTTCCGGTTCTCGGTGCAACTCCGGGGCAGGCCGCGGGTAGTCGAGGGCACGCAGACGATCGCCGTCGAGGAGAGCCCTGGCGGCAGGTACGGGCGCGAGCACAGCGCGGTCGTGCCCAGCGAGCCGTTCGCCAACTGCGCCGCAGCTCGCGCCGGTGGAGCTACGCCGGTGCACGAGGGCGATCCGGGCTATGGCCCGCACCTCGACGGCGACAGCGACGGAATCGGCTGCGAGTGGGGCTGA